Proteins encoded within one genomic window of Gallus gallus isolate bGalGal1 chromosome 1, bGalGal1.mat.broiler.GRCg7b, whole genome shotgun sequence:
- the NEU3 gene encoding sialidase-3 isoform X3, with protein MFSFSIKGTKRRSMAQAVTWLKWLCGARECPQTSEAPLNPPRETLFRQEGPGGVTFRIPALLHVPPRILLAFAEKRSSTRDEDAELLVLRRGWWNGHRVEWGPMEELTKLTLPGHRTMNPCPLYEAASGTVFLFCICVERHVTEWHQIMVGRSAARLCCSSSPDHGRTWSPLRDLTDEAIGDDRPRWATFAVGPGHGVQLDSGRLAVPAYAYYVHGRLCGVPLPCCTRPHSFIFYSDDGGWSWQKGSLLRGMRTGECQVAEIKAKDGGTLLYCSARRPCRCRAAAISVDHGQRFGLPARCPALCEPPHGCQGSVVSFVPTTIGCPVGTTDTESRSGDTQHWLLCSNSTSQRLRRNSGNESPNGDTQRGLLCAMPPTIVGCPTGTTSPESPNRVTQLCYHPTNQQQHCDLGLDVNTMPHNECPIGTTSAESPNGDTQRWLLCSNPTNQLQQCDLGTKSPNGDTQRWLLCSNPTNQLQQCDLGTKSPNGDTQHWLLCSNPTNQLQQCDLGTKSPNGDTQRWLLYSHPTNRRHRRDLGLYVNTAPPNEEGWWHPRVLQEGPCGYSDLAVCPDGVFGCLFECGEVSACEEIAFCLFTLGTNGGTKGGEGSETPCLGEEPVFGVLSPRSTGESSEEDFRDANPAEEKQRCEAFN; from the exons ATGTTTTCGTTTTCAATAAAAGGAACGAAGCGAC GCAGCATGGCTCAGGCTGTCACCTGGCTCAAG TGGCTGTGCGGGGCCAGGGAGTGCCCCCAAACCTCAGAGGCCCCACTCAACCCTCCCCGGGAGACACTGTTCCGACAGGAGGGACCCGGGGGGGTGACGTTCCGCATCCCAGCGCTGCTCCATGTGCCCCCCCGCATCCTCCTGGCCTTCGCTGAGAAGCGCTCCTCCACCCGGGATGAGGATGCAGAGCTCCTGGTGCTGCGCCGGGGGTGGTGGAATGGGCACAGGGTGGAG TGGGGCCCTATGGAGGAGCTAACCAAGCTGACCCTCCCGGGTCACCGCACCATGAACCCCTGTCCGCTGTACGAGGCCGCGAGCGGCACCGTCTTCCTCTTCTGCATCTGCGTGGAGCGCCACGTCACCGAGTGGCACCAGATCATGGTGGGACGCAGCGCGGCgcggctctgctgctcctccagcccgGACCACGGCCGCACCTGGAGCCCTCTGCGGGATCTCACCGACGAGGCCATCGGTGACGACCGGCCCCGCTGGGCCACCTTTGCCGTAGGGCCGGGCCATGGGGTGCAGCTGGATTCGGGCCGCCTGGCCGTGCCGGCGTACGCCTACTACGTGCACGGACGGCTGTGTGGTGTCCCATTGCCCTGCTGCACCCGCCCGCACTCCTTCATCTTCTACAGCGACGACGGTGGATGGAGCTGGCAGAAGGGTTCTCTGCTGCGGGGCATGCGGACCGGAGAGTGTCAGGTGGCCGAGATCAAGGCCAAGGATGGAGGGACGCTGCTCTACTGCAGTGCCCGTCGGCCATGCCGCTGCCGGGCCGCGGCCATCAGTGTTGACCATGGCCAACGCTTTGGCCTCCCAGCGCGGTGCCCGGCGTTGTGTGAACCGCCGCATGGCTGCCAGGGCAGCGTGGTCAGCTTCGTACCAACCACCATTGGGTGTCCTGTAGGCACCACTGACACCGAGAGCCGTAGTGGGGACACCCAACATTGGCTGCTCTGCTCGAACTCAACCAGCCAGCGCCTACGACGCAATTCAGGCAATGAGAGTCCCAATGGGGACACCCAGCGTGGTCTGCTCTGCGCTATGCCCCCCACCATCGTTGGGTGTCCTACAGGCACCACCAGCCCCGAAAGTCCCAATAGGGTCACCCAACTTTGCTACCACCCAACCAACCAGCAACAACACTGTGATTTAGGGCTCGACGTCAATACCATGCCACACAATGAGTGTCCTATAGGCACCACCAGCGCCGAGAGCCCCAATGGGGACACCCAGCgttggctgctctgctccaacccaaccaaccaGCTCCAGCAATGTGATTTAGGGACCAAGAGCCCCAATGGGGACACCCAGCgttggctgctctgctccaacccaaccaaccaGCTCCAGCAATGTGATTTAGGGACCAAGAGCCCCAATGGGGACACCCAGCAttggctgctctgctccaacccaaccaaccaGCTCCAGCAATGTGATTTAGGGACCAAGAGCCCCAATGGGGACACCCAGCGTTGGCTGCTCTACTCCCACCCCACCAACCGGCGCCACCGCCGTGATTTGGGGCTCTATGTCAACACGGCGCCACCTAACGAGGAGGGCTGGTGGCACCCAcgggtgctgcaggagggaccTTGTGGGTATTCTGACCTGGCCGTGTGCCCCGATGGGGTCTTTGGGTGCTTGTTCGAGTGCGGGGAGGTCAGCGCCTGTGAGGAGATCGCCTTCTGCCTCTTCACGTTGGGCACCAATGGAGGCACCAAAGGTGGTGAAGGCAGTGAGACTCCATGCCTTGGGGAAGAACCtgtttttggggttttgtcCCCAAGGAGCACTGGGGAGAGCTCAGAGGAAGATTTTAGGGATGCGAACCCAGCGGAGGAGAAGCAGCGTTGCGAGGCTTTTAATTAA
- the NEU3 gene encoding sialidase-3 isoform X2: MPGWRRGGPWGSTDTTLTPTPVLLGTGSMAQAVTWLKWLCGARECPQTSEAPLNPPRETLFRQEGPGGVTFRIPALLHVPPRILLAFAEKRSSTRDEDAELLVLRRGWWNGHRVEWGPMEELTKLTLPGHRTMNPCPLYEAASGTVFLFCICVERHVTEWHQIMVGRSAARLCCSSSPDHGRTWSPLRDLTDEAIGDDRPRWATFAVGPGHGVQLDSGRLAVPAYAYYVHGRLCGVPLPCCTRPHSFIFYSDDGGWSWQKGSLLRGMRTGECQVAEIKAKDGGTLLYCSARRPCRCRAAAISVDHGQRFGLPARCPALCEPPHGCQGSVVSFVPTTIGCPVGTTDTESRSGDTQHWLLCSNSTSQRLRRNSGNESPNGDTQRGLLCAMPPTIVGCPTGTTSPESPNRVTQLCYHPTNQQQHCDLGLDVNTMPHNECPIGTTSAESPNGDTQRWLLCSNPTNQLQQCDLGTKSPNGDTQRWLLCSNPTNQLQQCDLGTKSPNGDTQHWLLCSNPTNQLQQCDLGTKSPNGDTQRWLLYSHPTNRRHRRDLGLYVNTAPPNEEGWWHPRVLQEGPCGYSDLAVCPDGVFGCLFECGEVSACEEIAFCLFTLGTNGGTKGGEGSETPCLGEEPVFGVLSPRSTGESSEEDFRDANPAEEKQRCEAFN; the protein is encoded by the exons ATGCCGGGATGGAGGAGGGGGGGTCCATGGGGTAGCACTGACACCACGCTTACCCCAACTCCGGTCCTACTGGGGACAGGCAGCATGGCTCAGGCTGTCACCTGGCTCAAG TGGCTGTGCGGGGCCAGGGAGTGCCCCCAAACCTCAGAGGCCCCACTCAACCCTCCCCGGGAGACACTGTTCCGACAGGAGGGACCCGGGGGGGTGACGTTCCGCATCCCAGCGCTGCTCCATGTGCCCCCCCGCATCCTCCTGGCCTTCGCTGAGAAGCGCTCCTCCACCCGGGATGAGGATGCAGAGCTCCTGGTGCTGCGCCGGGGGTGGTGGAATGGGCACAGGGTGGAG TGGGGCCCTATGGAGGAGCTAACCAAGCTGACCCTCCCGGGTCACCGCACCATGAACCCCTGTCCGCTGTACGAGGCCGCGAGCGGCACCGTCTTCCTCTTCTGCATCTGCGTGGAGCGCCACGTCACCGAGTGGCACCAGATCATGGTGGGACGCAGCGCGGCgcggctctgctgctcctccagcccgGACCACGGCCGCACCTGGAGCCCTCTGCGGGATCTCACCGACGAGGCCATCGGTGACGACCGGCCCCGCTGGGCCACCTTTGCCGTAGGGCCGGGCCATGGGGTGCAGCTGGATTCGGGCCGCCTGGCCGTGCCGGCGTACGCCTACTACGTGCACGGACGGCTGTGTGGTGTCCCATTGCCCTGCTGCACCCGCCCGCACTCCTTCATCTTCTACAGCGACGACGGTGGATGGAGCTGGCAGAAGGGTTCTCTGCTGCGGGGCATGCGGACCGGAGAGTGTCAGGTGGCCGAGATCAAGGCCAAGGATGGAGGGACGCTGCTCTACTGCAGTGCCCGTCGGCCATGCCGCTGCCGGGCCGCGGCCATCAGTGTTGACCATGGCCAACGCTTTGGCCTCCCAGCGCGGTGCCCGGCGTTGTGTGAACCGCCGCATGGCTGCCAGGGCAGCGTGGTCAGCTTCGTACCAACCACCATTGGGTGTCCTGTAGGCACCACTGACACCGAGAGCCGTAGTGGGGACACCCAACATTGGCTGCTCTGCTCGAACTCAACCAGCCAGCGCCTACGACGCAATTCAGGCAATGAGAGTCCCAATGGGGACACCCAGCGTGGTCTGCTCTGCGCTATGCCCCCCACCATCGTTGGGTGTCCTACAGGCACCACCAGCCCCGAAAGTCCCAATAGGGTCACCCAACTTTGCTACCACCCAACCAACCAGCAACAACACTGTGATTTAGGGCTCGACGTCAATACCATGCCACACAATGAGTGTCCTATAGGCACCACCAGCGCCGAGAGCCCCAATGGGGACACCCAGCgttggctgctctgctccaacccaaccaaccaGCTCCAGCAATGTGATTTAGGGACCAAGAGCCCCAATGGGGACACCCAGCgttggctgctctgctccaacccaaccaaccaGCTCCAGCAATGTGATTTAGGGACCAAGAGCCCCAATGGGGACACCCAGCAttggctgctctgctccaacccaaccaaccaGCTCCAGCAATGTGATTTAGGGACCAAGAGCCCCAATGGGGACACCCAGCGTTGGCTGCTCTACTCCCACCCCACCAACCGGCGCCACCGCCGTGATTTGGGGCTCTATGTCAACACGGCGCCACCTAACGAGGAGGGCTGGTGGCACCCAcgggtgctgcaggagggaccTTGTGGGTATTCTGACCTGGCCGTGTGCCCCGATGGGGTCTTTGGGTGCTTGTTCGAGTGCGGGGAGGTCAGCGCCTGTGAGGAGATCGCCTTCTGCCTCTTCACGTTGGGCACCAATGGAGGCACCAAAGGTGGTGAAGGCAGTGAGACTCCATGCCTTGGGGAAGAACCtgtttttggggttttgtcCCCAAGGAGCACTGGGGAGAGCTCAGAGGAAGATTTTAGGGATGCGAACCCAGCGGAGGAGAAGCAGCGTTGCGAGGCTTTTAATTAA
- the NEU3 gene encoding sialidase-3 isoform X4 has product MPGWRRGGPWGSTDTTLTPTPVLLGTGSMAQAVTWLKWLCGARECPQTSEAPLNPPRETLFRQEGPGGVTFRIPALLHVPPRILLAFAEKRSSTRDEDAELLVLRRGWWNGHRVEWGPMEELTKLTLPGHRTMNPCPLYEAASGTVFLFCICVERHVTEWHQIMVGRSAARLCCSSSPDHGRTWSPLRDLTDEAIGDDRPRWATFAVGPGHGVQLDSGRLAVPAYAYYVHGRLCGVPLPCCTRPHSFIFYSDDGGWSWQKGSLLRGMRTGECQVAEIKAKDGGTLLYCSARRPCRCRAAAISVDHGQRFGLPARCPALCEPPHGCQGSVVSFVPTTIGCPVGTTDTESRSGDTQHWLLCSNSTSQRLRRNSGNESPNGDTQRGLLCAMPPTIVGCPTGTTSPESPNRVTQLCYHPTNQQQHCDLGLDVNTMPHNECPIGTTSAESPNGDTQRWLLCSNPTNQLQQCDLGTKSPNGDTQHWLLCSNPTNQLQQCDLGTKSPNGDTQRWLLYSHPTNRRHRRDLGLYVNTAPPNEEGWWHPRVLQEGPCGYSDLAVCPDGVFGCLFECGEVSACEEIAFCLFTLGTNGGTKGGEGSETPCLGEEPVFGVLSPRSTGESSEEDFRDANPAEEKQRCEAFN; this is encoded by the exons ATGCCGGGATGGAGGAGGGGGGGTCCATGGGGTAGCACTGACACCACGCTTACCCCAACTCCGGTCCTACTGGGGACAGGCAGCATGGCTCAGGCTGTCACCTGGCTCAAG TGGCTGTGCGGGGCCAGGGAGTGCCCCCAAACCTCAGAGGCCCCACTCAACCCTCCCCGGGAGACACTGTTCCGACAGGAGGGACCCGGGGGGGTGACGTTCCGCATCCCAGCGCTGCTCCATGTGCCCCCCCGCATCCTCCTGGCCTTCGCTGAGAAGCGCTCCTCCACCCGGGATGAGGATGCAGAGCTCCTGGTGCTGCGCCGGGGGTGGTGGAATGGGCACAGGGTGGAG TGGGGCCCTATGGAGGAGCTAACCAAGCTGACCCTCCCGGGTCACCGCACCATGAACCCCTGTCCGCTGTACGAGGCCGCGAGCGGCACCGTCTTCCTCTTCTGCATCTGCGTGGAGCGCCACGTCACCGAGTGGCACCAGATCATGGTGGGACGCAGCGCGGCgcggctctgctgctcctccagcccgGACCACGGCCGCACCTGGAGCCCTCTGCGGGATCTCACCGACGAGGCCATCGGTGACGACCGGCCCCGCTGGGCCACCTTTGCCGTAGGGCCGGGCCATGGGGTGCAGCTGGATTCGGGCCGCCTGGCCGTGCCGGCGTACGCCTACTACGTGCACGGACGGCTGTGTGGTGTCCCATTGCCCTGCTGCACCCGCCCGCACTCCTTCATCTTCTACAGCGACGACGGTGGATGGAGCTGGCAGAAGGGTTCTCTGCTGCGGGGCATGCGGACCGGAGAGTGTCAGGTGGCCGAGATCAAGGCCAAGGATGGAGGGACGCTGCTCTACTGCAGTGCCCGTCGGCCATGCCGCTGCCGGGCCGCGGCCATCAGTGTTGACCATGGCCAACGCTTTGGCCTCCCAGCGCGGTGCCCGGCGTTGTGTGAACCGCCGCATGGCTGCCAGGGCAGCGTGGTCAGCTTCGTACCAACCACCATTGGGTGTCCTGTAGGCACCACTGACACCGAGAGCCGTAGTGGGGACACCCAACATTGGCTGCTCTGCTCGAACTCAACCAGCCAGCGCCTACGACGCAATTCAGGCAATGAGAGTCCCAATGGGGACACCCAGCGTGGTCTGCTCTGCGCTATGCCCCCCACCATCGTTGGGTGTCCTACAGGCACCACCAGCCCCGAAAGTCCCAATAGGGTCACCCAACTTTGCTACCACCCAACCAACCAGCAACAACACTGTGATTTAGGGCTCGACGTCAATACCATGCCACACAATGAGTGTCCTATAGGCACCACCAGCGCCGAGAGCCCCAATGGGGACACCCAGCgttggctgctctgctccaacccaaccaaccaGCTCCAGCAATGTGATTTAG GGACCAAGAGCCCCAATGGGGACACCCAGCAttggctgctctgctccaacccaaccaaccaGCTCCAGCAATGTGATTTAGGGACCAAGAGCCCCAATGGGGACACCCAGCGTTGGCTGCTCTACTCCCACCCCACCAACCGGCGCCACCGCCGTGATTTGGGGCTCTATGTCAACACGGCGCCACCTAACGAGGAGGGCTGGTGGCACCCAcgggtgctgcaggagggaccTTGTGGGTATTCTGACCTGGCCGTGTGCCCCGATGGGGTCTTTGGGTGCTTGTTCGAGTGCGGGGAGGTCAGCGCCTGTGAGGAGATCGCCTTCTGCCTCTTCACGTTGGGCACCAATGGAGGCACCAAAGGTGGTGAAGGCAGTGAGACTCCATGCCTTGGGGAAGAACCtgtttttggggttttgtcCCCAAGGAGCACTGGGGAGAGCTCAGAGGAAGATTTTAGGGATGCGAACCCAGCGGAGGAGAAGCAGCGTTGCGAGGCTTTTAATTAA
- the NEU3 gene encoding sialidase-3 isoform X1 encodes MAQAVTWLKWLCGARECPQTSEAPLNPPRETLFRQEGPGGVTFRIPALLHVPPRILLAFAEKRSSTRDEDAELLVLRRGWWNGHRVEWGPMEELTKLTLPGHRTMNPCPLYEAASGTVFLFCICVERHVTEWHQIMVGRSAARLCCSSSPDHGRTWSPLRDLTDEAIGDDRPRWATFAVGPGHGVQLDSGRLAVPAYAYYVHGRLCGVPLPCCTRPHSFIFYSDDGGWSWQKGSLLRGMRTGECQVAEIKAKDGGTLLYCSARRPCRCRAAAISVDHGQRFGLPARCPALCEPPHGCQGSVVSFVPTTIGCPVGTTDTESRSGDTQHWLLCSNSTSQRLRRNSGNESPNGDTQRGLLCAMPPTIVGCPTGTTSPESPNRVTQLCYHPTNQQQHCDLGLDVNTMPHNECPIGTTSAESPNGDTQRWLLCSNPTNQLQQCDLGTKSPNGDTQRWLLCSNPTNQLQQCDLGTKSPNGDTQHWLLCSNPTNQLQQCDLGTKSPNGDTQRWLLYSHPTNRRHRRDLGLYVNTAPPNEEGWWHPRVLQEGPCGYSDLAVCPDGVFGCLFECGEVSACEEIAFCLFTLGTNGGTKGGEGSETPCLGEEPVFGVLSPRSTGESSEEDFRDANPAEEKQRCEAFN; translated from the exons ATGGCTCAGGCTGTCACCTGGCTCAAG TGGCTGTGCGGGGCCAGGGAGTGCCCCCAAACCTCAGAGGCCCCACTCAACCCTCCCCGGGAGACACTGTTCCGACAGGAGGGACCCGGGGGGGTGACGTTCCGCATCCCAGCGCTGCTCCATGTGCCCCCCCGCATCCTCCTGGCCTTCGCTGAGAAGCGCTCCTCCACCCGGGATGAGGATGCAGAGCTCCTGGTGCTGCGCCGGGGGTGGTGGAATGGGCACAGGGTGGAG TGGGGCCCTATGGAGGAGCTAACCAAGCTGACCCTCCCGGGTCACCGCACCATGAACCCCTGTCCGCTGTACGAGGCCGCGAGCGGCACCGTCTTCCTCTTCTGCATCTGCGTGGAGCGCCACGTCACCGAGTGGCACCAGATCATGGTGGGACGCAGCGCGGCgcggctctgctgctcctccagcccgGACCACGGCCGCACCTGGAGCCCTCTGCGGGATCTCACCGACGAGGCCATCGGTGACGACCGGCCCCGCTGGGCCACCTTTGCCGTAGGGCCGGGCCATGGGGTGCAGCTGGATTCGGGCCGCCTGGCCGTGCCGGCGTACGCCTACTACGTGCACGGACGGCTGTGTGGTGTCCCATTGCCCTGCTGCACCCGCCCGCACTCCTTCATCTTCTACAGCGACGACGGTGGATGGAGCTGGCAGAAGGGTTCTCTGCTGCGGGGCATGCGGACCGGAGAGTGTCAGGTGGCCGAGATCAAGGCCAAGGATGGAGGGACGCTGCTCTACTGCAGTGCCCGTCGGCCATGCCGCTGCCGGGCCGCGGCCATCAGTGTTGACCATGGCCAACGCTTTGGCCTCCCAGCGCGGTGCCCGGCGTTGTGTGAACCGCCGCATGGCTGCCAGGGCAGCGTGGTCAGCTTCGTACCAACCACCATTGGGTGTCCTGTAGGCACCACTGACACCGAGAGCCGTAGTGGGGACACCCAACATTGGCTGCTCTGCTCGAACTCAACCAGCCAGCGCCTACGACGCAATTCAGGCAATGAGAGTCCCAATGGGGACACCCAGCGTGGTCTGCTCTGCGCTATGCCCCCCACCATCGTTGGGTGTCCTACAGGCACCACCAGCCCCGAAAGTCCCAATAGGGTCACCCAACTTTGCTACCACCCAACCAACCAGCAACAACACTGTGATTTAGGGCTCGACGTCAATACCATGCCACACAATGAGTGTCCTATAGGCACCACCAGCGCCGAGAGCCCCAATGGGGACACCCAGCgttggctgctctgctccaacccaaccaaccaGCTCCAGCAATGTGATTTAGGGACCAAGAGCCCCAATGGGGACACCCAGCgttggctgctctgctccaacccaaccaaccaGCTCCAGCAATGTGATTTAGGGACCAAGAGCCCCAATGGGGACACCCAGCAttggctgctctgctccaacccaaccaaccaGCTCCAGCAATGTGATTTAGGGACCAAGAGCCCCAATGGGGACACCCAGCGTTGGCTGCTCTACTCCCACCCCACCAACCGGCGCCACCGCCGTGATTTGGGGCTCTATGTCAACACGGCGCCACCTAACGAGGAGGGCTGGTGGCACCCAcgggtgctgcaggagggaccTTGTGGGTATTCTGACCTGGCCGTGTGCCCCGATGGGGTCTTTGGGTGCTTGTTCGAGTGCGGGGAGGTCAGCGCCTGTGAGGAGATCGCCTTCTGCCTCTTCACGTTGGGCACCAATGGAGGCACCAAAGGTGGTGAAGGCAGTGAGACTCCATGCCTTGGGGAAGAACCtgtttttggggttttgtcCCCAAGGAGCACTGGGGAGAGCTCAGAGGAAGATTTTAGGGATGCGAACCCAGCGGAGGAGAAGCAGCGTTGCGAGGCTTTTAATTAA
- the P4HA3 gene encoding prolyl 4-hydroxylase subunit alpha-3 isoform X1, with protein MRAVGVLGLGALLAWLPPAHTDTFSALRSVRQARGNEGRLLRRLRAYLREESTRLRRLSRFYEKVRALHQDPGASVDNPLLAFSLIKRLSSDWPSVVYSSEATENSRALHVGFQELQRELPGAEDLDGAARALMRLQDVYALSVKGMANGLFQPTSTDRPPLYSPGRRVSLSADDCFHVGKVAYDTGDYYHSIAWLEEAVSRFRLSYGSWNPEEERGSLEDALDYLAFSYFMAGNISHALTLSREFLHYDPSNQRVTRNVAKYEKLLATHGDRVGAPLQRPNVTQLQNRDAYEELCQGLGAQMAPERPSHLGCSYETNGSPYLLLQPAKKETLRLQPYIVLYHDFVSDAEAETIKGLAGPWLQRSVVASGEKQQKVEYRISKSAWLKDTADPVVQALELRMAAITGLDLRPPYAEYLQVVNYGLGGHYEPHFDHATSRKSPLYRMKSGNRIATVMIYLSAVEAGGSTAFIYANFSVPVVKNAALFWWNLRRNGDGDGDTLHAGCPVLAGDKWVANKWIHEYGQEFRRPCSRDPRD; from the exons ATGCGGGCCGtgggggtgctggggctgggggccctGCTGGCCTGGCTGCCCCCCGCCCACACCGACACCTTCTCAGCGCTGCGCAGCGTCCGTCAGGCGCGGGGCAATGAGGGGCGGCTGCTGCGGCGGCTCCGTGCGTACCTCCGGGAGGAGAGCACCCGGCTCCGCCGCCTGAGCAG GTTCTATGAGAAGGTCCGGGCACTGCACCAGGACCCCGGAGCCTCGGTGGACAACCCCTTGTTGGCCTTCAGCCTCATCAAACGCCTGAGCTCCGACTGGCCCAGCGTTGTGTACAGCAGCGAGGCCACCGAAAACAGCCGTG cGCTCCATGTTGGATTCCAGGAGTTGCAACGGGAGCTGCCTGGAGCTGAGGACCTGGACGGGGCGGCGCGGGCGCTGATGAGGCTGCAGGATGTCTACGCACTCAGCGTCAAGGGAATGGCCAATGGCCTCTTCCAGCCCACCAGCACCGACCGCCCACCCCTGTACAGCCCTGGCAGGCGTGTCTCACTCTCGGCCGATGACTGCTTCCATGTGGGCAAG GTGGCCTATGACACAGGTGACTACTACCACTCCATTGCATGGCTGGAAGAGGCCGTCAGCCGTTTTCGCCTCTCCTATGGCAGCTGGAACCCGGAGGAGGAGCGGGGCAGCCTGGAGGATGCGCTGGACTACCTCGCCTTCTCCTACTTCATG GCTGGAAACATCTCCCATGCATTGACTCTCTCCAGGGAGTTTCTTCACTATG ATCCCAGCAACCAGAGGGTGACGAGGAACGTGGCCAAGTATGAGAAGCTGCTGGCAACACATGGGGACCGCGTGGGGGCACCCCTGCAGCGCCCCAATGTCACCCAGCTGCAGAACCGGGATGCCTACgaggagctgtgccagggcctgggGGCACAG ATGGCCCCGGAGCGGCCCTCACACCTTGGCTGCTCCTATGAGACCAATGGCAGCCCctacctcctgctgcagcctgccaaGAAGGAGACGCTGCGGCTCCAGCCCTACATTGTGCTGTACCACGACTTTGTCAGCGATGCCGAGGCTGAGACCATTAAGGGACTGGCAGGGCCCTGG CTGCAGAGGTCTGTGGTCGCCtctggagagaagcagcagaaagtaGAGTACCGGATAAGCAAGAG TGCCTGGCTGAAGGACACGGCCGACCCCGTGGTGCAGGCGCTGGAGCTGCGCATGGCAGCCATCACCGGCCTGGACCTGCGGCCACCCTACGCTGAGTACCTGCAGGTGGTCAACTATGGGCTGGGCGGCCACTACGAGCCCCACTTCGACCACGCCACG TCCAGGAAGAGCCCCCTCTACAGAATGAAGTCGGGCAACAGGATCGCCACGGTCATGATCTAT CTGAGCGCGGTGGAGGCGGGTGGCTCCACTGCCTTCATCTACGCCAACTTCAGTGTGCCAGTAGTTAAG AATGCAGCCCTGTTCTGGTGGAACCTACGAAGGAACGGTGATGGTGATGGGGACACCCTACATGCTGGATGCCCCGTGCTGGCTGGGGACAAGTGGG TGGCAAACAAGTGGATCCATGAGTACGGGCAGGAGTTTCGGCGGCCGTGCAGCCGGGACCCCCGGGACTGA
- the P4HA3 gene encoding prolyl 4-hydroxylase subunit alpha-3 isoform X2, producing the protein MRAVGVLGLGALLAWLPPAHTDTFSALRSVRQARGNEGRLLRRLRAYLREESTRLRRLSRFYEKVRALHQDPGASVDNPLLAFSLIKRLSSDWPSVVYSSEATENSRALHVGFQELQRELPGAEDLDGAARALMRLQDVYALSVKGMANGLFQPTSTDRPPLYSPGRRVSLSADDCFHVGKVAYDTGDYYHSIAWLEEAVSRFRLSYGSWNPEEERGSLEDALDYLAFSYFMAGNISHALTLSREFLHYDPSNQRVTRNVAKYEKLLATHGDRVGAPLQRPNVTQLQNRDAYEELCQGLGAQMAPERPSHLGCSYETNGSPYLLLQPAKKETLRLQPYIVLYHDFVSDAEAETIKGLAGPWLQRSVVASGEKQQKVEYRISKSAWLKDTADPVVQALELRMAAITGLDLRPPYAEYLQVVNYGLGGHYEPHFDHATSRKSPLYRMKSGNRIATVMIYLSAVEAGGSTAFIYANFSVPVVKRVTAEPIAIPNPSLQLPDVLGCPSPALDLWASF; encoded by the exons ATGCGGGCCGtgggggtgctggggctgggggccctGCTGGCCTGGCTGCCCCCCGCCCACACCGACACCTTCTCAGCGCTGCGCAGCGTCCGTCAGGCGCGGGGCAATGAGGGGCGGCTGCTGCGGCGGCTCCGTGCGTACCTCCGGGAGGAGAGCACCCGGCTCCGCCGCCTGAGCAG GTTCTATGAGAAGGTCCGGGCACTGCACCAGGACCCCGGAGCCTCGGTGGACAACCCCTTGTTGGCCTTCAGCCTCATCAAACGCCTGAGCTCCGACTGGCCCAGCGTTGTGTACAGCAGCGAGGCCACCGAAAACAGCCGTG cGCTCCATGTTGGATTCCAGGAGTTGCAACGGGAGCTGCCTGGAGCTGAGGACCTGGACGGGGCGGCGCGGGCGCTGATGAGGCTGCAGGATGTCTACGCACTCAGCGTCAAGGGAATGGCCAATGGCCTCTTCCAGCCCACCAGCACCGACCGCCCACCCCTGTACAGCCCTGGCAGGCGTGTCTCACTCTCGGCCGATGACTGCTTCCATGTGGGCAAG GTGGCCTATGACACAGGTGACTACTACCACTCCATTGCATGGCTGGAAGAGGCCGTCAGCCGTTTTCGCCTCTCCTATGGCAGCTGGAACCCGGAGGAGGAGCGGGGCAGCCTGGAGGATGCGCTGGACTACCTCGCCTTCTCCTACTTCATG GCTGGAAACATCTCCCATGCATTGACTCTCTCCAGGGAGTTTCTTCACTATG ATCCCAGCAACCAGAGGGTGACGAGGAACGTGGCCAAGTATGAGAAGCTGCTGGCAACACATGGGGACCGCGTGGGGGCACCCCTGCAGCGCCCCAATGTCACCCAGCTGCAGAACCGGGATGCCTACgaggagctgtgccagggcctgggGGCACAG ATGGCCCCGGAGCGGCCCTCACACCTTGGCTGCTCCTATGAGACCAATGGCAGCCCctacctcctgctgcagcctgccaaGAAGGAGACGCTGCGGCTCCAGCCCTACATTGTGCTGTACCACGACTTTGTCAGCGATGCCGAGGCTGAGACCATTAAGGGACTGGCAGGGCCCTGG CTGCAGAGGTCTGTGGTCGCCtctggagagaagcagcagaaagtaGAGTACCGGATAAGCAAGAG TGCCTGGCTGAAGGACACGGCCGACCCCGTGGTGCAGGCGCTGGAGCTGCGCATGGCAGCCATCACCGGCCTGGACCTGCGGCCACCCTACGCTGAGTACCTGCAGGTGGTCAACTATGGGCTGGGCGGCCACTACGAGCCCCACTTCGACCACGCCACG TCCAGGAAGAGCCCCCTCTACAGAATGAAGTCGGGCAACAGGATCGCCACGGTCATGATCTAT CTGAGCGCGGTGGAGGCGGGTGGCTCCACTGCCTTCATCTACGCCAACTTCAGTGTGCCAGTAGTTAAG AGAGTCACAGCTGAGCCTATCGCAATACCAAATCCCAGTCTGCAGCTCCCTGATGTATTGGGGTGCCCAAGTCCAGCCCTGGATCTCTGGGCTTCATTCTAG